One genomic window of Salvelinus alpinus chromosome 17, SLU_Salpinus.1, whole genome shotgun sequence includes the following:
- the LOC139543201 gene encoding PE-PGRS family protein PE_PGRS33-like — protein sequence VEGVGGLGVEGVGVLGVEGVGGLGVEGVGVLGVEGVGEGVGGLGVEGVGGLGVEGVGGLGVEGAGGLGVEGVGGLGVEGVGGLGVEGVGVLGVEGVGGLRGRRGWG from the exons gTAGAAGGGGTTGGGGGGCTGGGGGTAGAAGGGGTTGGGGTGCTGGGGGTAGAAGGGGTTGGGGGGCTGGGGGTAGAAGGGGTTGGGGTGCTGGGGGTAGAAGGGGTTGGGG AAGGGGTTGGGGGGCTGGGGGTAGAAGGGGTTGGGGGGCTGGGGGTAGAAGGGGTTGGGGGGCTGGGGGTAGaaggggctggggggctgggggtAGAAGGGGTTGGGGGGCTGGGGGTAGAAGGGGTTGGGGGGCTGGGGGTAGAAGGGGTTGGGGTGCTGGGGGTAGAAGGGGTTGGGGGGCTGAGGGGTAGAAGGGGCTGGGGGTAG